A stretch of DNA from Leptolyngbya sp. SIO1E4:
TTAAAGACCTTGAAGGGACATCATGAACGGGTACGTGCCCTAGCGTTTGCTCCCCATAAAAACCTACTGGCCACTTCCAGCGAGAATCAGCTGATAAAACTGTGGGATGTCGATACTGGAGACTGTCTTAAAACCTGGCACGGCTATAACAATTTAGTCTGGACGATTGACATCTCTCCTGACGGGCAATGGCTTGCCAGCTGCAGCCAAGATGACTTTGTCAGCCTTTGGGACCTACATACCCGGACGCTAACGGCAAAGCTGGTGGGACACCATAATTGGATCGGGGCTGTTGCCTTTAGTCCTGACGGGCAAATTTTAGCCAGCGCTAGCTATGACGAAACCATCAAGCTCTGGGATATCAAGACTCGGCAGTGCCGCAACACGCTTTATGGGTATGCCAAGGGGGGATGGGCTGCAGGCTTTAGCCCCAATAATCAGTGGTTAGCGGCGGGCAGCAAAAGTGGGACTGTTCATCTTTGGGATACAACAACCGGAGAACATGTGCGATCGATTGCAGCCCATAGTCACGGCCATCCCGTTTGGTTTGTCGCCTTTAGCGCTGATAGTCGAACATGCGCCAGCTGCAGCGAAGATAAAACAATCAAGCTCTGGGATGTTGAGACGGGGGCGTGCTGCCTCACCATCACAGACCCCACCAGTAAAGTCAGGGCGATCGCGTTTCATCCCGATGGTCAATGTCTTATCAGTGGAGGAGATGATCATCACATTAAGCTTTGGGATCTCTCGACCGGCAAATTAATACAAACCTTTCAAGGACATACTGACCGGGTTTTGGGTCTATGCTTGAGCCCCTATGAAAACATCTTGGTCAGTGCTGGTCGAGATGCCACCGTTCGCCTTTGGGACGTTCATACCGGACACAGTATTCGCATCTTGAAAGGTCACCGCTCTGCGGTCAGAGGGCTGGCCTTCACCCCTGACGGGCAAACCCTGGCCAGCAGCAGCACCGACAACACCATTCGACTCTGGGATATGGAAACTGAGCAAACGCTGAAAGTGCTGCGCTCTCAGAGACCTTACGAGGGGATGAAGATTGCAGATGTGCAGGGGTTGACGATAGCTCAAAAAGACATGCTGATAGCCCTAGGCGCAATTGGCTGATGATGACATTTATCATGCCTTGACAATGACAATGATCAGATGCTCTCGAAAGCACTACCTCCTATAAAGACATCAAAGCTGTTATTTAGGAGGATACGCATGTCAACTGAGCCCAACCCTTCGCCCCATAGTTCTAATCATGAGCACAGTGCATTAAGACAACAAATTCAACAGAGCTTGCAGAAAGCAGAGACGCAAAAGAAACGCCTCAAATCAACTGACCGTCGATACACTATTACTAATTTGGTTTTGAGTGCGATCGCGACCTTTATTGCTGGCGAGTCTGCGATTTCAGGTGAGCCTATTATGGGTAACTGGCGATTTACGGCCATGATGGCATCCGTTTGTACCTTAGGCGCGACACTCGCAGCCGGGATTCATAAACAAATTGCTTCTCCCGACCAATTGCTAGAGACCAGCGAATGTGCGGCCAAGCTGAAAGTGCTCAAGATAGAAACCATTTCTGAGGACTACGAACTGGATGCCGTGAATGCAGAATATCAGCATATTCTCTCTGAATTTGCCCGAGTAGATTGCTAAACCCCATCCGATGTGAAAACCAGGGTTTTTCCTCGGGTAAAAATTAGGGGTCTGGAGGTGGCCAAGGTATCAACCCAGGCGTGCAAAATCTTGTGAAGTTAACCCGATGAGTGTGTCTGTAGTAAGCTTCAATACTCCGGTAACACTCATCAATTTAATTCACAATAAATTTTGGTAAGCATACGATGAAACGCCGAGAAATCATCAACTACCTTGCTGTGGGCTCTGGCACCGCCATTGGAGTCGCGGCCTGTGGGGATAACTCTGCGCCCACTTCTGCCCAGGACGACGCCAGCTCCCCTGCCTTCCCTTCTGTGTCCTGGCGAATGGCCACAAGTTGGCCTCAGGCACTGGATACTATCTATGGCGGGGCTCAGACCATCAGCGATCGGGTTGGGGAACTCACGGGGGGGCGCTTCACCATCGAACCCTATGCCGCTGGCGAAATTGTTCCGGGTCTAGAAGTCCTCGATGCTGTGCAGGGGGGCACCGTCGAGTGTGGGCATACGGCCAGCTATTACTACGTAGGCAAAAATCCAGCCCTCGCCTTTGGCACAACCGTTCCCTTTGGACTCAATGCCCAACAGCAAAATTCCTGGTTTTACCACGGGGGCGGACTGGATGCGATGCACAAACTCTACGCTGACTTCGGCGTGATTAACTTCCCGGCAGGCAATACCGGCGTACAGATGGGCGGCTGGTTTAAGCGCGAAGTCAATTCCCTATCTGACCTGCAAGGGTTGAAGATGCGCATCCCGGGTTTAGGGGGTGAAGTGATGGCGTCTCTAGGGGTGAACGTGCAGGTCTTGCCAGGGGGCGAAATCTTTCTGGCGCTGGATCGCAATGCGATTGATGCAGCGGAGTTCGTTGGCCCCTACGATGATGAGAAGCTGGGCCTGGCGGATGCCGCCGACTTTTACTACTATCCTGGCTGGTGGGAGCCGGGTGCTGCCCTGGAAGTACAAGTCAATCTACAAGCGTGGAGTAGTCTGCCGTCGGAATATCAGGAGGCTCTTAAAACAGCCGCGTTTGAGGCCAACTTGAACATGCTGTCAAAATATGACGCCCTCAATGGGGCCGCGCTCAAGCGACTGGTCGATAAGGGGGTCAAGCTTACGCCCTACAGTAACGAGATTTTGCAGGCCGCTGAGCAAGCCTCATTTGAGATTTATGAGCAGAATGCCAGTAATGATGCAACGTTCAAGGAGATCTATGACAGCTGGCGGGCGTTTCGCGATGACGTCTACGGTTGGAATCGAATTAACGAGCTCAGCTTTTCTAGCTTTGTCAACAAGGGTGAAGCATGAGTCAGCTGCTCATCCTGTCTTACTGGATCGATCGAATTAACACGGGCATCGGTCGGCTAGCCGGTTGGCTGGTGTTGGTAATGATTGGCGTGGGCTGCTGGAACGTCCTTGGCCGTTATGTCGGGCAGGCAGTCGGGCGTAATCTCAGTTCAAACGCGCTGATCGAGACACAGTGGTATTTATTTAGCGTGGTGTTTTTGTTGGGAGCAGCCTATACGCTACGCCAGAACGGGCATGTGCGGGTAGACGTCTTTCAGTCGCGCTGGGGAGTGCGGCGTAAAGCATTCGCAGAGCTCGTGGGAACCTTGCTGTTTCTGCTGCCGTTTGCGGGGCTGCTGTTAGCGTTTTCGTGGCGGTGGGTGCTGGCTTCATGGCGCATTTGGGAGACCTCACCGGATCCGGGGGGGCTGCCACGCTACCCCGTGAAGTCCCTGATTTTGGTGGGCTTTGTCGTCCTGCTGCTACAGGGGCTGTCTGAGGCGATTAAGAATCTGGCAGTGCTGATGGGCGATCGCACACCGGAGTTGGAACCACTCGACCCACAGGAACCCACCGGAGGAGACGCTTAATGGATTGGCTAGGGCCAAGCATGTTTGTTGGGGCGCTGGTGCTGCTGTCACTGGGCTACCCGGTAGCCTTTTCACTGGGCGGTGTGGCGATTTTGTTTGGCCTGATTGGGGTAGCGCTGGATGTGTTTAATCCAGTGCTCATGGCGGCGATGCCACAGCGGATTTTTGGCATCATGAACAACTTTACGCTGCTGGCCATTCCCTACTTCATTTTTATGGGAGCAATGCTGCAGAAATCTGGCATTGCCGAAAATCTGCTGGAGACCATGGGGCAGGTATTTGGTCGGGTCAGGGGGGGGCTGGCGATCGCCGTCATCACCGTGGGGGCGCTGCTGGCGGCCACCACCGGTGTGGTGGCCGCCACCGTCGTAACCATGGGCCTGATTTCACTGCCTACGATGCTCCGCTACGGCTACAACAAAGACCTCTCTGTAGGCGTGATTGCCGCCTCAGGCACCCTCGGGCAGATTATTCCCCCCAGTATTGTGCTGGTGGTCTTGGCAGACCAGCTTGGTATTTCCGTGGGAGATTTGTTCGTGGGCTCCATCATTCCTGGGCTGTTGATGGCGGGCGCATTTATTACCCACGTCGTTGTTATTTCGGCGATTCGGCCCGATCTGGTACCGGCCCTGCCGAAGGAGCTGCTCGCCGTCAGAGGGAAGGCACTGCTCACTAAGGTTGTGCGGGTGATGATACCGCCACTGCTCTTGATTTTGCTGGTGCTCGGCAGCATTTTCTTTGGGGTGGCAACACCTACTGAAGCGGGCGCTCTCGGGGCGGTAGGCGCCATAGTTTTAGCCTGGTGCAACGGGCAGCTTTCGCGACAAACCCTGTGGGAAGTCTGCGATCGCACCCTGCGCACAACCAGCATGGTGATGTTCATTCTGATTGGTTCAACGGCGTTCAGCCTGGTATTTCGAGGGCTGCGCGGCGATCGGTTTATCTTCAACCTCCTGACTCAGTTACCGGGTGGGCAAGTCGGGTTTTTATTGGTCAGTATGCTGACCATCTTTGTGTTGGGCTTCTTTATTAGCTTCTTCGAGATTGCCTTTATTGTGGTGCCACTGTTCGCCCCGATCGCCGAGCAGCTCTATGGCTTTGGGGGGTTGGTCTGGTACGGGGTAATTATCGGGGCCAACATGCAGACCTCGTTTCTCACACCCCCGTTTGGCTTCGCCCTGTTTTATCTGCGCGGCGTCACCCCACCCGAAATCACAACGGGCAATATCTATCGCGGGGTCGTCCCGTTTATCTTGTTGCAGCTAATCATATTGTTGATGATTATTATTTTCCCCATCCTGGTCAACTTCTTACCGTCTTTGAGCAGCTAGTTCTGCACACAAGGAGCTGCAGTTTATACACATCTCAATCTGTAAATCACTCTGAAATCACTTCCAACAACAATTTTGCTGTCCAAAACCATTGCCATCGTCCTGACTTTTGTTTGAACGCTTGCTTTTTTAGAGCTGTCGATATGATTGAGTTGTCGAAATTGTCTTACGTTCGCGTTTACAGACTTTTCAGGCTAGATATTGCCGTTCAGCTGAGACCAATACACGCTTGACTCTCTTATTTAGGACATCTACCCATGCCGAAATACACTGTGGAGGAAGTGCTAGAGATCATTCAGGGTCTTAGCCCAGAAGAAAAAGCCTCTCTCAAAACCCAACTCAGCAGCCTATTAGATGGTGCTTCCCCA
This window harbors:
- a CDS encoding TRAP transporter substrate-binding protein encodes the protein MKRREIINYLAVGSGTAIGVAACGDNSAPTSAQDDASSPAFPSVSWRMATSWPQALDTIYGGAQTISDRVGELTGGRFTIEPYAAGEIVPGLEVLDAVQGGTVECGHTASYYYVGKNPALAFGTTVPFGLNAQQQNSWFYHGGGLDAMHKLYADFGVINFPAGNTGVQMGGWFKREVNSLSDLQGLKMRIPGLGGEVMASLGVNVQVLPGGEIFLALDRNAIDAAEFVGPYDDEKLGLADAADFYYYPGWWEPGAALEVQVNLQAWSSLPSEYQEALKTAAFEANLNMLSKYDALNGAALKRLVDKGVKLTPYSNEILQAAEQASFEIYEQNASNDATFKEIYDSWRAFRDDVYGWNRINELSFSSFVNKGEA
- a CDS encoding TRAP transporter small permease subunit, with the translated sequence MSQLLILSYWIDRINTGIGRLAGWLVLVMIGVGCWNVLGRYVGQAVGRNLSSNALIETQWYLFSVVFLLGAAYTLRQNGHVRVDVFQSRWGVRRKAFAELVGTLLFLLPFAGLLLAFSWRWVLASWRIWETSPDPGGLPRYPVKSLILVGFVVLLLQGLSEAIKNLAVLMGDRTPELEPLDPQEPTGGDA
- a CDS encoding TRAP transporter large permease subunit, encoding MDWLGPSMFVGALVLLSLGYPVAFSLGGVAILFGLIGVALDVFNPVLMAAMPQRIFGIMNNFTLLAIPYFIFMGAMLQKSGIAENLLETMGQVFGRVRGGLAIAVITVGALLAATTGVVAATVVTMGLISLPTMLRYGYNKDLSVGVIAASGTLGQIIPPSIVLVVLADQLGISVGDLFVGSIIPGLLMAGAFITHVVVISAIRPDLVPALPKELLAVRGKALLTKVVRVMIPPLLLILLVLGSIFFGVATPTEAGALGAVGAIVLAWCNGQLSRQTLWEVCDRTLRTTSMVMFILIGSTAFSLVFRGLRGDRFIFNLLTQLPGGQVGFLLVSMLTIFVLGFFISFFEIAFIVVPLFAPIAEQLYGFGGLVWYGVIIGANMQTSFLTPPFGFALFYLRGVTPPEITTGNIYRGVVPFILLQLIILLMIIIFPILVNFLPSLSS